From Actinomycetes bacterium, a single genomic window includes:
- a CDS encoding DUF6104 family protein, protein MYFTDRGIEELAARRGEEQVTLDWLASRLQQFVDDNPDFEVPVERLATWLARLDDED, encoded by the coding sequence GTGTACTTCACCGACCGCGGGATCGAGGAGCTCGCCGCCCGGCGCGGCGAGGAGCAGGTGACGCTGGACTGGCTCGCGTCGCGGCTGCAGCAGTTCGTCGACGACAACCCCGACTTCGAGGTGCCTGTCGAGCGGCTCGCCACCTGGCTGGCGCGCCTCGACGACGAGGACTGA